One window of Anaerolineae bacterium genomic DNA carries:
- a CDS encoding amidohydrolase gives MSQPETTTAPVTVFRHCHIHTLDSQLTRAGAMVVACGRVVWVGPEDDLGSGSWKEVDLDGAWVIPGLRDAHTHFLSHALLRQRVDLRDAGSEAVAVRQVAAYAARRPGTRWILGHGWNENTWTPPALPSRVSLDEAIPDRPVLLSRADGHMIWVNTIALRAAGIAADTPDPPGGRIERDARGEPTGILRERATALVWDQVPLASLSERVSALRQAQAEALSLGLVGLHTMEGPDALEALQDMRQKGELSLRVLVLPPADLRPELGRLGLKPSFGDEWLQLGQLKLFADGSLGSRTAWMLEPIEGEPDNRGIPIHPPAELAGIIEEAHAAGWPCAIHAIGDAANRTVLDVLERAPRAPGSLPDRIEHVQIIRPEDATRMGALGVVASMQPVHVSTDWRVADRLWGSRSRHSYAWRLLANAGVTLAFGSDAPVEPISPWAGLQVAITRTGLDGHPEGGWYPEQRLSLEEALAGFTRGVAAAAGEPHEGRLAPGCRADFVVLGTDPFTTEPDRLAQSRPVATYVGGRLAWS, from the coding sequence ATGAGCCAGCCAGAGACCACCACCGCGCCGGTCACTGTCTTCCGGCACTGCCACATCCACACCCTGGACTCCCAGCTGACCCGGGCGGGGGCCATGGTGGTCGCCTGCGGCCGGGTCGTGTGGGTAGGACCGGAGGACGATCTGGGATCCGGCTCGTGGAAGGAGGTAGACCTAGATGGCGCCTGGGTCATCCCGGGCCTGAGAGACGCCCACACCCACTTCCTGTCCCACGCCCTCCTGCGTCAGCGGGTCGACCTGAGAGACGCCGGCAGCGAGGCCGTTGCCGTCAGGCAGGTGGCGGCATACGCCGCCCGCCGGCCCGGCACGAGGTGGATCCTGGGACACGGCTGGAACGAGAACACCTGGACCCCTCCGGCCCTGCCCTCGCGTGTCTCTCTGGACGAAGCCATACCTGACCGGCCCGTGCTGCTATCGCGGGCGGACGGGCACATGATCTGGGTCAACACCATCGCCCTCCGGGCTGCTGGCATCGCCGCGGACACTCCCGACCCTCCCGGCGGTCGGATCGAGCGCGACGCGCGGGGAGAGCCCACCGGCATCCTCCGGGAGCGGGCCACTGCCCTGGTGTGGGATCAAGTCCCGCTTGCCTCTCTCAGCGAGCGGGTGAGCGCCCTGAGACAGGCGCAGGCAGAAGCCCTCTCACTGGGGCTGGTAGGGCTGCATACCATGGAGGGGCCCGACGCCCTAGAGGCGCTACAGGACATGCGGCAGAAGGGAGAGCTATCCTTACGGGTGCTGGTCCTTCCTCCGGCCGACCTGCGGCCCGAGCTGGGCAGGTTGGGGCTCAAGCCCAGCTTCGGGGACGAGTGGTTACAGCTGGGCCAGCTCAAGCTGTTCGCCGACGGCAGCCTGGGCTCGCGGACGGCCTGGATGCTCGAGCCCATAGAAGGTGAGCCCGATAACCGCGGCATACCCATCCACCCGCCTGCCGAGCTGGCCGGCATCATCGAGGAAGCGCACGCCGCCGGCTGGCCCTGTGCCATCCACGCCATCGGCGACGCCGCCAACCGAACCGTCCTCGACGTGCTGGAGAGGGCTCCCCGCGCCCCCGGGTCCCTGCCCGACCGCATCGAACACGTGCAGATCATCCGCCCCGAGGACGCCACCCGCATGGGAGCGCTCGGCGTGGTGGCCTCCATGCAGCCCGTGCACGTCTCCACCGACTGGCGCGTGGCCGATCGGCTCTGGGGGAGCCGCTCCCGCCACAGCTACGCCTGGCGCCTTCTGGCTAATGCCGGCGTCACCCTAGCCTTCGGCTCCGATGCCCCGGTCGAGCCCATCAGCCCCTGGGCGGGCCTCCAGGTCGCCATCACGCGCACCGGCCTGGACGGTCACCCCGAAGGCGGCTGGTATCCGGAGCAGCGGCTCTCGCTAGAGGAGGCCCTGGCTGGATTCACCCGAGGTGTCGCCGCGGCGGCCGGTGAGCCGCACGAAGGCCGGCTGGCGCCGGGCTGCCGTGCCGATTTCGTCGTGCTCGGTACCGACCCCTTCACTACCGAGCCGGACCGACTGGCCCAAAGCAGGCCCGTGGCCACCTACGTGGGCGGGCGCCTCGCCTGGAGCTAG
- a CDS encoding HdeD family acid-resistance protein, whose translation MYTVEKRLATILSRNWWVLLLRGLAAILFGIAAFVWPGATVATLVLLFGSFALVDGILEVWTAIAGRKEYQDWWVLLLRGLVGVGVGILTLVLPGVTAMALLFYIAIWAIATGVLEIATAIKLRREIAGEWLLIFEGLASVAFGVLLMARPGAGALAVVWLIAIYAVVFGILLVVLAFRVRALSGQLSRQ comes from the coding sequence ATGTACACTGTAGAGAAGCGTCTGGCCACAATCCTCTCCCGCAACTGGTGGGTGCTTCTGCTGCGCGGCTTGGCCGCCATCCTCTTCGGCATCGCGGCCTTCGTCTGGCCGGGCGCCACCGTGGCGACACTGGTCCTGCTCTTCGGCAGCTTCGCCCTGGTCGACGGCATCCTTGAGGTCTGGACTGCCATCGCGGGGCGCAAGGAGTACCAAGACTGGTGGGTACTGCTCCTCCGGGGCCTCGTCGGCGTTGGTGTCGGCATCCTGACCCTGGTGCTGCCCGGTGTCACCGCGATGGCACTCCTGTTCTACATCGCGATCTGGGCCATCGCCACCGGCGTTCTTGAGATCGCGACTGCAATCAAGCTACGAAGGGAGATAGCGGGCGAGTGGTTGCTCATTTTCGAAGGCCTCGCATCCGTCGCCTTCGGCGTGCTTCTCATGGCGCGGCCAGGCGCGGGCGCTCTCGCCGTGGTCTGGCTGATCGCGATCTACGCCGTCGTCTTCGGCATTCTACTCGTGGTTCTGGCATTCAGGGTGCGCGCCCTGAGCGGGCAACTGTCTCGCCAGTAG
- a CDS encoding phosphoribosyltransferase, translating to MHSYDYAHREGELALTWDEFAALSRRLAEELAALAVDAVVGIARAGLLPATAVACALRLDLFPVRLTRRESDIVRYPHPVWKVPVSPEVAGRRVAVVDEIADTGETLALVRAEVQRQGASSVFTACLARHTWAQPVPDVCPVVSDALIVFPWDAYVFSNGAWVPHPEIVAARRAQSRP from the coding sequence ATGCATAGCTACGACTACGCTCATCGAGAGGGCGAACTGGCGCTCACCTGGGACGAGTTCGCCGCCCTATCTCGGCGACTGGCCGAGGAGCTGGCCGCCCTGGCCGTTGACGCCGTCGTCGGCATCGCTCGGGCTGGCCTCCTCCCCGCCACGGCTGTGGCCTGCGCCCTGCGCCTCGACCTCTTCCCCGTCCGCCTGACCCGCCGGGAGAGCGATATCGTGCGTTACCCTCATCCCGTCTGGAAGGTGCCCGTCTCTCCCGAGGTAGCAGGCCGCCGGGTCGCCGTGGTGGACGAGATCGCCGATACGGGGGAGACGCTGGCTCTGGTGCGTGCTGAAGTGCAGCGCCAGGGCGCCTCCTCGGTCTTCACCGCCTGTCTGGCGCGGCATACCTGGGCCCAACCGGTTCCGGATGTCTGCCCCGTTGTCAGCGATGCCCTGATTGTCTTCCCCTGGGACGCCTACGTGTTCAGCAACGGTGCCTGGGTCCCCCACCCCGAGATCGTCGCGGCACGGCGGGCCCAGAGTCGCCCTTGA
- a CDS encoding site-specific integrase, translated as MSELIRAVQVAAEAGAGELVTTGGPLPSDRNPAAVYLAGLSSERARRAMLGRLRYMAGLLGADDPLAVPWHMLPHQHAAAIRARLTESGQAPATIHLNPSAWRGVAREAFNLGLLSADDYARLHPVKNVRGERSPAGRSLSHGKLAALAEACADDATNVGPWDCAIIGVMYTGGLRREEVPALDLADYHPATGELRVHGKGDRERRVWINNGTGEAMADWLKARGTEAGPLLLPVTRGGRIQRRRLNLQTIYDMLARRAEEAGVRSFSPHDLRRTFVGDMLDAGADVVTVQALAGHASPTTMATCDRRPEETKRRAASLLHLPYRSRKARALARGLHHQLPVV; from the coding sequence ATGAGCGAGCTGATACGGGCTGTACAAGTAGCAGCCGAGGCGGGGGCGGGCGAGCTAGTAACCACGGGCGGGCCGTTGCCGAGCGACCGCAACCCGGCGGCCGTCTACCTGGCGGGCCTGTCCAGTGAGCGAGCCAGGCGGGCGATGCTCGGGCGCCTGCGCTACATGGCCGGCCTCTTGGGCGCCGACGATCCGCTAGCCGTGCCCTGGCACATGCTCCCCCACCAACACGCGGCCGCGATCCGCGCCAGGCTGACAGAGTCGGGCCAGGCGCCGGCGACGATCCACCTGAACCCGTCGGCCTGGCGCGGGGTGGCGCGGGAGGCTTTCAATCTGGGCCTGCTGTCGGCAGACGATTACGCCAGGCTACACCCGGTGAAGAATGTGCGCGGGGAGCGGTCGCCCGCGGGCCGGTCCCTGTCGCACGGCAAGCTGGCGGCGCTGGCAGAGGCCTGCGCCGATGACGCCACCAACGTCGGCCCCTGGGACTGCGCCATCATCGGCGTGATGTACACGGGCGGCCTACGGCGCGAGGAGGTGCCGGCACTGGACCTGGCAGATTATCACCCGGCGACGGGCGAGCTGAGGGTACACGGCAAGGGCGACAGAGAGCGGCGCGTGTGGATCAATAACGGCACCGGCGAAGCCATGGCCGATTGGCTGAAGGCGCGTGGCACCGAGGCCGGCCCGCTCTTATTGCCCGTCACTCGGGGCGGGCGCATACAGCGGCGGCGCCTGAACCTGCAGACCATCTATGACATGCTGGCCCGCCGGGCAGAGGAGGCGGGGGTACGCTCATTCTCTCCGCATGATCTGAGGCGGACGTTTGTTGGCGATATGCTGGATGCCGGCGCGGACGTGGTGACGGTGCAAGCCCTGGCCGGGCACGCATCGCCCACGACAATGGCCACATGTGACCGCCGGCCAGAGGAAACCAAGCGCCGGGCGGCTAGCCTGTTGCACTTGCCCTACCGTAGCCGAAAGGCGCGCGCCCTTGCTCGCGGTTTACACCACCAACTGCCGGTGGTATAA
- a CDS encoding Crp/Fnr family transcriptional regulator: MAERARGQVELTAEVRQFFASVPYLAGLGEEVHAACVRAARRREFARGAVVALEGEACPGLYFVESGWLKAVRSSPDGREQVWAFFGPGEALNHFDVFAGTPNLSTIVALEDSSLFFVSREALTRLLAEQPSLAAAVIAHLAQHAVLLLSLVDDLSLRSVEERLAHFLLSESDGDTVHRRRWLTQSELAARLGTVPDVLNRALRSLSEQGLIAVDRHQIRLLDRQGLADRAEGYA, encoded by the coding sequence ATGGCAGAACGAGCACGGGGCCAAGTTGAGCTCACGGCCGAGGTCAGGCAGTTCTTTGCCTCCGTGCCTTACCTGGCCGGCCTAGGCGAGGAAGTCCACGCAGCCTGTGTGCGCGCTGCGCGGCGACGCGAGTTCGCCCGGGGAGCGGTCGTCGCCCTGGAGGGCGAGGCCTGCCCCGGCCTCTACTTCGTCGAGAGCGGCTGGCTCAAGGCCGTCAGGAGTTCTCCCGACGGCCGCGAGCAGGTCTGGGCCTTCTTCGGTCCAGGCGAGGCGCTTAACCACTTCGACGTTTTCGCGGGCACCCCCAACTTGAGCACGATCGTGGCGCTGGAGGACTCATCGCTGTTCTTCGTCTCGCGTGAGGCGCTAACACGCCTGCTTGCCGAGCAGCCCAGCCTGGCGGCCGCCGTGATCGCCCATCTGGCGCAGCATGCGGTCCTCCTTCTATCGCTAGTCGACGACCTCTCGCTGCGCTCCGTGGAGGAAAGGCTTGCCCACTTCCTCCTCAGTGAGAGCGACGGCGACACCGTCCACCGCCGTCGCTGGCTGACTCAGTCCGAGCTTGCCGCCCGTCTCGGCACCGTCCCCGATGTGCTCAACCGCGCCCTACGCTCCTTGAGCGAGCAGGGGCTGATCGCGGTCGACCGTCACCAGATCCGTTTGCTCGACCGTCAGGGGCTCGCCGATAGAGCCGAAGGCTACGCCTAA
- a CDS encoding dihydrolipoyl dehydrogenase, with the protein MATKRYDYLVIGSGSALTAVDMALSHGLRVALVDKGPTGGTCLNVGCIPSKLLIFPADRVVEIEDAARLGVYAEIMRVDFRAIMERMRSVVIPSRNEIRRSLRSAEGLDFYEGVGRFVDEYTLEVNGERLRADKIVIGAGARPAIPPIDGLDRVEYLTNETLLDLNHRPASMVIVGGGYVGVEYAHFFASVGTRVTLLQMEERLLMDEEPEISDLLKRKLAQRMTVHTGTKVVAVRRVGSRLQVVAADESTGEELTVEADTILLAAGRIPNSDLLAVQNSGVQVDGRGFIVVNTRMETSKENVWALGDVIGKAMFRHVANEEAYVAANNSLHDSKVEMSYHAVPHAVFTYPQIAAVGLTQREAARDHRLVIGYARYAEVAKGEAMMEEDAFAKAVVDADSREILGFHIIGPYAPILIQEVINAMAVHAKTGHIFSAMHIHPALPEVVQKALANLKEPEEWPHPPFPGSRPT; encoded by the coding sequence ATGGCTACCAAGCGTTACGATTACCTCGTTATCGGCTCCGGCTCGGCCCTGACAGCGGTGGACATGGCTCTGTCCCATGGGCTCAGGGTGGCCCTGGTGGACAAGGGCCCCACCGGGGGCACTTGCTTGAACGTAGGCTGCATCCCCTCCAAGCTGCTGATCTTCCCCGCCGATCGAGTGGTTGAGATAGAGGACGCTGCCCGGTTGGGAGTGTACGCCGAGATCATGCGCGTGGACTTCCGCGCCATCATGGAGCGCATGCGCTCGGTGGTCATCCCCAGTAGGAACGAGATCCGCCGCTCCCTTCGCTCCGCCGAGGGGCTGGACTTCTACGAAGGTGTGGGCCGCTTCGTGGACGAGTACACCCTCGAGGTGAACGGCGAGCGCCTGCGTGCGGACAAGATCGTCATCGGCGCCGGCGCTCGCCCGGCCATCCCGCCCATTGACGGACTGGACCGGGTGGAGTATCTGACCAACGAGACCCTGCTCGACCTCAACCACCGGCCGGCGAGCATGGTCATCGTCGGCGGCGGCTACGTCGGCGTCGAGTACGCCCACTTCTTCGCTTCGGTGGGCACCCGGGTCACCCTCCTCCAGATGGAGGAACGGCTGCTCATGGACGAGGAGCCCGAGATCTCGGACCTGCTCAAGCGCAAGCTGGCCCAGAGGATGACGGTACACACCGGGACCAAGGTAGTGGCCGTGCGCCGCGTCGGCTCCCGCCTGCAGGTGGTGGCGGCGGACGAGAGCACCGGGGAGGAGCTGACGGTGGAGGCGGATACTATCCTCCTGGCGGCGGGACGGATCCCCAACTCCGATCTCCTCGCCGTGCAGAACAGCGGCGTCCAGGTGGACGGGCGGGGGTTCATCGTGGTCAACACCCGGATGGAGACCAGCAAGGAGAACGTCTGGGCTCTGGGCGACGTGATCGGCAAGGCGATGTTCAGGCACGTGGCCAATGAAGAGGCCTACGTGGCCGCCAACAACAGCCTACACGACAGCAAGGTAGAGATGAGCTACCACGCCGTGCCTCATGCCGTCTTCACCTACCCTCAGATCGCCGCGGTCGGCCTCACCCAGCGGGAGGCGGCGCGAGATCACCGCCTGGTCATCGGGTACGCGCGCTATGCCGAGGTGGCTAAGGGTGAGGCCATGATGGAGGAGGATGCTTTCGCCAAGGCAGTAGTAGACGCAGATAGCCGCGAGATCCTCGGCTTCCACATCATCGGCCCCTATGCCCCGATATTGATCCAGGAAGTCATCAACGCCATGGCAGTGCACGCCAAGACGGGCCACATCTTCTCCGCCATGCACATCCATCCCGCTCTGCCTGAGGTGGTGCAGAAGGCACTCGCCAACCTCAAGGAGCCCGAGGAATGGCCTCATCCGCCCTTCCCGGGCTCCAGGCCCACCTGA
- a CDS encoding DUF1858 domain-containing protein, whose amino-acid sequence MTITRSMTIGETVQEYPQTIEVFLRHGLFCLGCAAARFENIEQGAIAHGINVDELITDLNAAVETEEAAAE is encoded by the coding sequence GTGACCATCACCAGAAGCATGACCATCGGAGAGACGGTTCAGGAATACCCACAGACCATCGAGGTGTTCCTCCGTCACGGGCTATTCTGCCTGGGCTGCGCCGCCGCCCGGTTCGAGAACATCGAGCAGGGTGCCATTGCCCATGGCATCAATGTGGATGAGCTCATCACCGACCTGAACGCGGCTGTCGAGACCGAAGAGGCAGCCGCGGAGTAG
- a CDS encoding 4Fe-4S binding protein, whose product MNVDDRFPPGQNPERPVPLIDRQLCDGCGRCVVVCPGHALALEGSKAVVAHPDACEYAGLCASACPRQAIDLLFEIVCGDTVAVPVTTQAGATRRPAEPPLNVQQRLTAELVRALPLLEDDRRCACSRQRMPMRPMDSTRSTRSCRWELGGVSHPLSGAAGWRGHRAVRPLAGPNLAEAPMSANVEECNVMDIPLTIGMPVDAENGRAGRLEMIIVDQDSKQPTYLVIRRSPPYFPARVVVPTKLVSEVAEGTVRLRMYKEALDAFPDYEVTVEKPVDEPGENPEQPSYVDQWPLTTPSLWLTEGAVKVPQRTVPEHTEDVRIGMTVYDAGGLALGMVQGVIVNSDTKQVTHIILWRLGVRRLVPVDLIDFTIRNDVYLTIGQDYVPGLPAEKQKA is encoded by the coding sequence ATGAACGTAGATGATCGCTTCCCTCCCGGCCAGAACCCAGAGAGGCCGGTGCCGCTGATAGACCGTCAGCTCTGCGACGGATGCGGGAGGTGCGTAGTGGTGTGCCCCGGCCATGCCCTGGCGCTTGAGGGCAGCAAGGCAGTCGTCGCCCACCCTGACGCCTGTGAGTACGCCGGCCTCTGCGCATCGGCCTGCCCACGGCAAGCGATTGACCTTCTGTTCGAGATCGTGTGTGGTGATACCGTCGCGGTGCCGGTCACGACGCAAGCTGGAGCGACGCGCCGGCCAGCCGAGCCGCCCTTGAACGTGCAGCAGCGCTTGACCGCCGAGCTAGTGCGGGCACTCCCGTTACTCGAGGATGATCGGCGATGCGCCTGCTCACGGCAACGAATGCCAATGAGGCCTATGGACTCCACTCGGTCAACACGCAGTTGCCGCTGGGAGCTTGGCGGAGTCTCACACCCGCTGTCCGGGGCTGCCGGTTGGCGAGGCCACCGGGCAGTCCGGCCACTTGCGGGGCCAAATCTCGCCGAGGCCCCAATGTCCGCAAACGTAGAGGAGTGTAATGTCATGGATATACCGCTTACGATCGGAATGCCCGTGGATGCTGAGAACGGCCGTGCCGGCCGCCTGGAGATGATCATCGTGGACCAGGACTCCAAGCAGCCAACCTACCTGGTCATCAGGCGCAGCCCGCCATACTTCCCCGCCCGCGTTGTCGTGCCGACGAAGCTGGTGTCGGAGGTAGCTGAAGGCACCGTCAGACTGCGAATGTACAAAGAGGCACTCGATGCTTTCCCCGACTACGAGGTGACTGTCGAGAAGCCTGTCGACGAGCCAGGGGAGAACCCCGAGCAGCCGAGCTACGTGGACCAGTGGCCGCTGACGACGCCCTCTCTCTGGCTCACCGAGGGGGCGGTGAAGGTGCCCCAGCGCACGGTGCCAGAGCACACGGAGGACGTGCGCATAGGCATGACCGTCTACGACGCCGGCGGCTTGGCGTTGGGAATGGTGCAAGGCGTCATCGTCAACTCGGATACCAAGCAGGTGACGCACATCATCCTCTGGCGACTGGGGGTCAGACGCCTGGTACCCGTGGACCTGATCGACTTCACGATCCGCAACGATGTCTATCTGACCATCGGGCAGGACTATGTCCCCGGCCTACCCGCGGAGAAGCAGAAGGCGTAG
- a CDS encoding GNAT family N-acetyltransferase, which produces MERLDTERLTLIPMTDSARWALLHGQSWLSGVPGSFASGWPAPDLLGLLEHHPAQPDEDGDRAGWEPWLLIHREDAALVGDAGFHAPPDGRGEVEIGYSVAVGYRGRGLATEAVLALVRWALDRGATAVVARSDAGNLASARVLTKAGFYQTGQVGDEIAWRFQPAPKDHA; this is translated from the coding sequence GTGGAACGACTAGACACCGAGCGGTTGACCCTAATCCCCATGACGGACAGCGCCCGCTGGGCTCTGCTGCACGGCCAATCCTGGCTCTCTGGCGTGCCGGGCTCTTTCGCTTCCGGCTGGCCCGCTCCGGACCTGCTCGGCCTTCTGGAGCACCACCCCGCCCAACCAGACGAGGACGGCGATCGCGCCGGGTGGGAGCCTTGGCTCCTGATCCACCGAGAGGATGCAGCGCTGGTGGGCGACGCCGGCTTCCACGCCCCACCCGACGGGCGAGGCGAAGTCGAGATCGGCTACTCCGTGGCCGTGGGGTATCGAGGTCGAGGCCTGGCCACCGAGGCAGTCCTAGCCCTCGTTAGGTGGGCCCTGGATCGCGGGGCGACCGCGGTGGTCGCCCGCTCCGATGCCGGCAACCTCGCCTCTGCCCGGGTGCTTACCAAGGCCGGCTTCTACCAGACAGGCCAGGTCGGTGACGAGATCGCCTGGCGGTTCCAGCCCGCGCCGAAGGATCATGCATAG
- the def gene encoding peptide deformylase, translating to MAEREIIIDGDPVLRRRARSVRRFVTRLEELVADMFDTLQAASGLGLAAPQIGVSERVIVIQIPEDYEDDPAAGTTLALANPEVVRARGEQTGQEGCLSVPRFYGQVCRAAQITVKGADLRGREVRLKAEGLLARVLQHEIDHLDGVLFIDKVEDGTLHFVGDEELEELGQSAAGAEVASGT from the coding sequence ATGGCTGAGAGAGAGATTATCATAGACGGCGATCCGGTGCTGCGGCGGCGCGCTCGCAGCGTGCGCCGCTTCGTCACCCGACTGGAGGAGCTGGTCGCGGACATGTTTGACACCCTGCAAGCGGCCAGCGGCCTGGGGCTGGCAGCGCCCCAAATCGGTGTGTCAGAGCGCGTCATCGTGATCCAGATCCCTGAGGACTACGAGGACGACCCGGCCGCTGGCACTACGCTGGCTCTGGCCAATCCAGAGGTCGTTAGAGCGCGAGGCGAGCAGACCGGCCAGGAAGGCTGTCTGTCCGTGCCCCGCTTCTACGGGCAGGTGTGCCGCGCCGCCCAGATCACTGTGAAGGGCGCCGACCTCCGCGGCCGTGAGGTGCGCCTCAAGGCCGAGGGCCTGCTGGCCCGCGTGCTTCAGCACGAGATAGACCACCTGGACGGAGTCCTCTTCATAGACAAGGTAGAGGACGGCACCCTGCACTTCGTGGGCGACGAAGAGCTGGAGGAGCTGGGCCAGAGCGCCGCGGGCGCCGAGGTGGCCTCCGGCACCTGA
- a CDS encoding PIG-L family deacetylase — MPDINAGDFRYYDLRRRTKSEDISLIFPGWEPSNERLAVLTPHDDDGALGAGYLIMAALANGADVFVLVFCDGWAGYSTPEEASTIVQVRARETIDAYAGLGVRPERVLRMGYADFSVLPYIGWHLDSGKLGTIANVVPTLRRLHITRLLIPNGYREHIDHEAVHRVGAYDGPQVGDAILAEYGRADPVRSFLQYAVWADLSPEDALVSGEDVHLRANRAVVGTERVEATVMDALRSWKSQGQVIEGLVDQRAGRRRPDGWLEVYYSFDPRPLLDYAPYHKLLDEIG; from the coding sequence ATGCCTGACATCAACGCCGGGGACTTCCGCTACTACGACCTGCGCCGCCGCACCAAGAGCGAAGACATCAGCCTGATCTTTCCCGGCTGGGAACCGAGCAACGAACGCCTGGCTGTTCTCACCCCACACGATGACGACGGCGCTCTGGGCGCGGGTTACCTCATCATGGCCGCCCTCGCCAACGGTGCCGACGTCTTCGTCCTGGTGTTCTGCGATGGCTGGGCCGGCTACAGCACGCCCGAGGAAGCCTCCACTATCGTCCAGGTCCGGGCTCGGGAGACCATAGACGCTTACGCCGGCCTCGGAGTCAGGCCCGAACGGGTGCTCCGCATGGGCTACGCCGACTTTAGCGTCCTGCCCTACATCGGCTGGCACCTCGACTCGGGCAAGCTGGGTACCATCGCCAACGTCGTCCCTACGCTGCGCCGCCTGCACATCACCCGCCTCCTCATCCCCAACGGCTATCGGGAGCACATAGACCACGAGGCCGTGCACCGCGTAGGCGCCTACGACGGACCCCAGGTCGGCGACGCCATCCTGGCCGAGTACGGGCGGGCAGACCCCGTCCGTAGCTTCCTGCAGTACGCTGTCTGGGCCGACCTCTCCCCCGAAGATGCCCTGGTGTCGGGAGAGGACGTGCACCTGCGGGCCAACCGGGCCGTGGTGGGCACCGAACGGGTGGAGGCGACCGTCATGGATGCCCTCCGTAGCTGGAAGTCCCAGGGGCAGGTCATCGAGGGGCTGGTGGACCAGCGAGCCGGCCGCCGCCGGCCTGATGGCTGGCTGGAGGTGTACTACTCCTTCGACCCTCGCCCGCTGCTGGATTACGCGCCCTACCACAAGCTACTGGACGAGATCGGCTAG
- a CDS encoding DUF1269 domain-containing protein, producing the protein MNKMLVAVFGSESAAYEGLSALKDLHKSGDITLYATAVIAKDYSGAVSVKQAADEGPVGTALGMLTGSLIGLLAGPVGVAVGASVGALSGAAVDLGRSGVGLDMVDEVSAALLPGMVAVLAEVDETWMSPVDTRLGALGGLVFRRLRSEVVEDQLARESALFNAEMNELSDELTRARAEDKAAVREQIEAVRNKLEATQAQAKARQEQAKSEMEAKVAALRDQMKGASDRRKAQLEQRIAQVKADYEARSAKLAQARRLTREALSP; encoded by the coding sequence ATGAACAAGATGCTAGTGGCGGTTTTCGGCAGCGAGTCGGCGGCCTACGAGGGCCTGAGCGCGCTCAAGGATCTCCACAAGAGTGGAGACATCACGCTCTACGCGACGGCGGTGATCGCCAAGGACTACTCGGGGGCCGTCAGCGTCAAGCAAGCGGCTGACGAGGGGCCTGTTGGGACCGCTCTGGGCATGCTGACCGGGAGCTTGATCGGCCTGCTGGCGGGCCCCGTCGGCGTGGCCGTTGGCGCCTCGGTGGGAGCTCTCTCGGGCGCGGCCGTCGATCTGGGCCGGTCGGGTGTCGGCCTGGACATGGTGGACGAAGTGTCGGCGGCGTTGCTTCCCGGCATGGTGGCCGTGCTGGCGGAAGTTGACGAGACCTGGATGTCTCCCGTGGACACCAGGCTGGGCGCGCTGGGCGGGCTCGTCTTCCGTCGCCTGCGTTCTGAGGTCGTCGAGGATCAGCTAGCGCGCGAATCAGCCCTGTTCAATGCCGAGATGAACGAGCTCTCTGACGAGCTGACGCGTGCCAGAGCTGAGGATAAGGCCGCCGTCAGAGAGCAGATCGAAGCTGTCAGGAACAAGCTGGAGGCGACGCAAGCCCAGGCCAAGGCCAGGCAGGAGCAGGCCAAGAGCGAGATGGAGGCGAAGGTCGCCGCCCTGCGCGACCAGATGAAGGGGGCCAGCGATCGCCGGAAGGCCCAACTCGAGCAGCGCATCGCCCAGGTCAAGGCCGACTATGAAGCCCGCAGCGCCAAGCTCGCGCAAGCGCGCAGACTCACCAGGGAGGCATTGTCACCCTAG